A region from the Benincasa hispida cultivar B227 chromosome 10, ASM972705v1, whole genome shotgun sequence genome encodes:
- the LOC120088940 gene encoding pentatricopeptide repeat-containing protein At1g11290, chloroplastic-like, whose protein sequence is MYYSIRPLHSALHLLKPSSILNHRALISCNYTDPEDDSIKPSLQTQNSSHNILKIQFLIQLLRNGSPPTPHILSKTISDCTKSSLLDLGIQVHSAIVKLGFSLNPYISSALVDMYGKCWSISNAHKVFDEMNCPNVVTWNSLVSGYLQAGYPLMAVTLFLEMLKKGIEPTPFSLSGVLVGCSQLQAGKLGSQLHGLSLKLRFLSNVVVGTGLIDMYSKCCNLEDSRRVFDIMSNKNVFTWTSMISGYARNQLPHEAMVLIREMLHLDLKPNDMTYNSLLSSFSRPHHFDQCKQIHCRIIAEGFESNNYIASTLVTAYSVCCSSLEDYRKVCSNIRISDQISWNAVIAGFSNLGISEEALECFIQMRQENIDVDFFTFTSIFRAIGITSALEEGKQIHGLVYKTGYALNLFVQNGLVSMYARCGAIGDSKKVFSKMNEHDLISWNSLLSGCAYHGCGEEAIDLFEQMRRTSVKPDNTSFLAVLTACSHVGLLDKGLEYFKLMRNSELLEPPTLEHYATVVDLFGRAGKLQEAEAFIESILIEPGTSIYKALLSACLIHGNKDIAIRTAKKLLELYPRDPATYIMLSNVLGRDGYWDDAARIRRLMFNRGVKKDPGFSWI, encoded by the coding sequence ATGTACTACTCCATTCGCCCCTTACACAGCGCTCTTCATCTTCTCAAGCCCTCCTCCATATTAAACCACAGAGCTTTGATTTCTTGTAATTACACGGACCCTGAAGATGATTCCATCAAACCCAGTCTTCAAACACAGAATTCATCACACAATATTCTAAAAATACAATTCTTGATTCAATTACTACGAAATGGGTCTCCGCCAACCCCTCACATTCTCAGTAAAACCATATCCGACTGTACAAAATCAAGCCTTCTGGACTTGGGAATTCAAGTCCATTCAGCCATTGTCAAGCTGGGTTTTTCTCTCAATCCTTATATTTCAAGTGCTCTTGTTGATATGTATGGTAAATGTTGGTCTATCTCGAATGCCCACAAGGTGTTTGATGAAATGAATTGTCCAAATGTAGTCACTTGGAATTCTTTGGTTTCTGGTTATTTGCAAGCTGGCTATCCTTTGATGGCAGTAACTTTGTTTTTAGAGATGTTAAAGAAAGGGATTGAACCCACCCCTTTCAGTTTATCTGGTGTTCTTGTGGGCTGCTCTCAGTTACAAGCTGGAAAGCTTGGAAGTCAACTCCATGGTTTGAGTTTGAAGCTAAGGTTTTTGTCTAATGTTGTTGTTGGTACAGGATTAATTGATATGTACTCAAAGTGTTGCAATCTTGAGGATTCGAGGAGAGTGTTTGATATAATGTCGAACAAGAATGTGTTTACTTGGACTTCAATGATCTCGGGTTATGCTCGGAATCAGTTACCTCATGAGGCAATGGTTTTGATTAGAGAAATGCTGCATTTGGATCTTAAACCAAATGACATGACTTATAACAGCTTGCTAAGTTCATTTTCACGTCCTCATCATTTTGATCAATGCAAGCAAATTCATTGTCGGATAATAGCGGAAGGGTTCGAAAGTAATAACTATATAGCTTCTACCCTTGTTACTGCATACTCAGTATGTTGTAGTAGCTTGGAAGACTATAGGAAGGTTTGCTCAAACATTAGAATATCAGACCAGATTTCATGGAATGCAGTCATAGCTGGTTTTTCTAACTTAGGCATTAGTGAAGAAGCTTTGGAATGTTTCATTCAAATGAGGCAGGAAAATATTGACGTAGACTTTTTCACATTTACAAGCATTTTTAGGGCCATAGGGATTACTTCAGCTCTAGAAGAAGGAAAGCAAATTCATGGTCTAGTTTATAAAACTGGATATGCCCTAAATTTATTTGTCCAAAATGGTCTTGTGTCTATGTATGCTAGATGTGGTGCTATCGGTGATTCAAAGAAAGTGTTCTCGAAGATGAATGAACACGACTTAATATCATGGAATTCATTGCTTTCAGGATGTGCTTACCATGGATGTGGTGAAGAGGCTATTGACTTGTTTGAGCAAATGAGAAGGACATCAGTCAAACCAGATAATACCTCCTTCCTTGCTGTGCTCACTGCATGTAGTCATGTTGGTTTGCTGGACAAAGGACTTGAATATTTCAAGTTGATGAGAAATAGTGAATTGCTTGAACCCCCAACACTGGAGCATTATGCTACAGTGGTCGACCTTTTCGGTCGAGCAGGAAAGCTTCAAGAAGCTGAAGCTTTTATTGAAAGCATTCTTATTGAACCAGGGACATCAATTTACAAAGCTTTGCTGAGTGCTTGCCTAATCCATGGGAATAAAGATATTGCCATTCGGACTGCAAAAAAGCTTCTGGAACTATATC